A region of Chitinophaga horti DNA encodes the following proteins:
- a CDS encoding DUF3857 domain-containing protein has protein sequence MLPVILRGQNMRVSISSTPSWLVPYQPDPKRQPALREVDNGYYEVLFEEQHHVERKTVYNHVVRRIVSEAGVQNGAEISVEYRPAYEQLHFHTLQLRRNGQLINLLNPSKFKFLQQEKDLAQFIYNGTATALFFPEDLRKGDELEYSYSVIGRNPIFEDKYFDSFYFYSDEPIMNYYCALIASPTRELEFSASDGADDPVEKRWGGLALYEWDLKDKLKVTDSDDEAPYVQVTEYTSWAQIINWAFAINKTSGTGIQLAEKIRELKSKANGDTTRYLLSAIRFVQDDIRYLGIEMGENSHRPVEPDRVLIQRYGDCKDKSLLLVNLIDGMGVKAYMAYVNTFRGSEVIDFLPSPFAFNHAIVMIDYHGKNYWIDPTIAYQRGVLDKRGSLPYGRAMVIKPGAKGFMKVDGGNDGNIEAKEKFLLSTKNDGSTQLQVRTKYSGGFADEVRAEFAEYSLKSRENSFRDYYNDTYWGVYVKDSLYTKDDEENNEFEVIESYKIIQAWMYDTLLNNGSITFTSHVKTLADQVPGVGLTLGTGDVVLKYPYKVDYEVELHMPVNWSNVPAPVHLKNQYYRYDFTATTEGNVIRLRYQYETFGSDIPALYKEQYRAEAAKMAASLNLLFTFNPRGSFFDGGPAGGWNWLMVVLGGLFTIAFTVLAVLYASQHVHPLKLKAAPLQINGPLVLLGLWLVFSAFYLLMALVTTDSFFYCVWQEMVTLAPGNASTLLQLGLVCLVLCQVMVTVYAVMLCVLYFRRRDTFPPALVAFHVLLLILLVAIRFLPDELRRHQTLSSGFVPDLAMLLSAAIWVPYILLSARAKGTFVMPHSSDIAVVEDEGPVVADYSPMKEGIVPVKPYVEGRVRETRRRVEVDAELMDAMLPLGRQVAEVGFKEDADAVNAMLVANQPAQEKSLQADAKPGHVMPYAKQHVKETNIEVGAMPSAKELSDQYQLQKTVRQADAESINAKQPAAKSPATHSASDDVQSAPEPAQRGVSPSPGSAAADVLATLRTIQSAPKPAAREVQPTSLSPEPEPESAADNILKTIRFLHSQKQQDGGPLDSPNILLINEKPKED, from the coding sequence ATGTTGCCGGTAATCCTGCGCGGGCAGAACATGCGCGTTTCTATTTCTTCCACACCATCCTGGCTTGTTCCTTACCAACCCGATCCTAAAAGGCAGCCTGCACTGCGCGAGGTGGATAACGGTTACTATGAAGTGTTGTTCGAAGAGCAGCATCATGTGGAGCGTAAAACGGTATACAATCATGTGGTGCGGCGTATCGTGTCGGAAGCGGGCGTGCAGAACGGGGCGGAGATATCTGTCGAATACCGCCCGGCTTACGAGCAACTTCATTTTCATACGTTGCAGCTCCGTCGTAACGGGCAGCTCATCAACCTCCTGAACCCCTCCAAGTTTAAGTTCCTGCAACAGGAAAAAGACCTGGCACAGTTCATTTACAACGGAACGGCTACGGCCCTCTTTTTCCCGGAAGATTTGCGGAAGGGCGATGAACTGGAGTACTCCTACTCCGTTATTGGCCGCAATCCCATTTTTGAGGATAAGTACTTCGACTCCTTTTACTTTTATTCGGATGAACCGATCATGAACTACTATTGCGCGCTGATCGCAAGTCCAACGCGGGAGCTGGAGTTCAGCGCGTCCGATGGTGCAGATGACCCGGTGGAAAAAAGATGGGGCGGACTGGCGTTGTACGAATGGGACCTGAAGGATAAACTGAAGGTGACGGACTCCGACGATGAGGCGCCTTACGTGCAGGTGACAGAGTATACATCGTGGGCGCAGATTATCAACTGGGCGTTCGCTATTAATAAAACAAGTGGTACAGGCATTCAACTGGCGGAAAAGATACGGGAGCTAAAAAGCAAAGCCAATGGTGATACGACGCGTTACCTGCTAAGTGCCATTCGTTTCGTGCAGGACGATATCCGTTACCTGGGTATTGAAATGGGCGAAAACTCGCACCGCCCTGTTGAGCCGGATCGCGTGCTTATACAGCGTTATGGTGATTGTAAGGACAAGTCACTATTGCTGGTCAACCTGATCGATGGCATGGGCGTAAAAGCTTACATGGCGTATGTCAACACCTTTCGCGGAAGCGAGGTGATCGACTTTCTTCCGAGTCCGTTTGCATTTAACCATGCGATCGTGATGATCGACTATCATGGTAAAAACTATTGGATTGATCCGACGATTGCCTATCAACGTGGCGTGTTAGACAAACGCGGCTCGCTGCCTTACGGACGGGCGATGGTGATTAAACCAGGTGCCAAGGGTTTCATGAAAGTGGATGGCGGTAATGATGGCAACATCGAAGCGAAAGAGAAATTCCTCTTATCCACCAAAAACGATGGCAGCACACAATTGCAGGTGCGCACTAAATACAGCGGTGGCTTTGCAGATGAGGTGCGGGCAGAGTTTGCGGAGTACAGCCTGAAGTCGCGGGAAAATAGTTTTCGCGATTATTACAACGATACCTATTGGGGCGTCTATGTGAAAGACTCTCTTTACACAAAAGATGACGAAGAGAATAATGAATTTGAGGTGATTGAAAGCTACAAGATCATACAGGCCTGGATGTACGATACCTTGTTGAACAACGGCAGCATCACCTTCACCTCCCATGTAAAAACCCTGGCCGACCAGGTACCGGGCGTAGGACTTACGTTGGGCACGGGCGATGTGGTGTTGAAATATCCTTACAAAGTAGATTACGAAGTGGAGTTGCATATGCCGGTTAACTGGAGTAATGTGCCGGCACCTGTGCATCTTAAAAATCAATATTATCGTTACGATTTTACGGCGACCACCGAGGGCAATGTGATCCGTTTGCGGTATCAGTATGAAACTTTTGGTAGTGATATTCCGGCGCTGTACAAAGAGCAGTACCGTGCTGAGGCGGCAAAAATGGCCGCGTCATTAAACCTGCTGTTCACGTTTAATCCGCGGGGCTCCTTTTTTGATGGCGGTCCGGCAGGCGGATGGAACTGGTTGATGGTGGTGTTAGGCGGCCTGTTCACGATAGCGTTCACCGTGCTGGCGGTGTTATATGCCAGTCAGCATGTACACCCGTTGAAGCTGAAGGCTGCGCCGTTGCAGATAAACGGGCCGTTAGTTTTACTGGGCCTCTGGCTCGTGTTTAGTGCGTTTTATCTGCTGATGGCGTTGGTAACAACGGACAGCTTTTTCTATTGTGTTTGGCAGGAGATGGTCACGCTGGCCCCCGGCAACGCCAGCACATTATTGCAGCTCGGCCTTGTTTGCCTGGTGTTATGCCAAGTGATGGTAACCGTGTACGCGGTAATGTTGTGCGTGTTGTACTTCCGTCGCCGCGATACTTTCCCGCCAGCGTTGGTCGCTTTCCATGTTTTATTATTGATACTGTTGGTGGCCATTCGTTTTCTGCCGGATGAGTTGCGGAGGCATCAAACCCTGTCGTCCGGATTTGTGCCGGATTTGGCCATGTTGCTTTCGGCGGCCATTTGGGTGCCTTACATCTTGCTGTCTGCACGGGCGAAGGGAACGTTCGTGATGCCTCACTCGTCAGATATAGCGGTGGTGGAGGACGAGGGGCCAGTGGTAGCGGATTATTCGCCGATGAAAGAAGGCATCGTGCCCGTGAAGCCGTATGTGGAAGGGCGCGTGCGGGAGACGAGGCGAAGGGTAGAGGTAGATGCGGAGTTGATGGATGCGATGTTGCCTCTGGGGCGGCAAGTGGCGGAGGTAGGTTTTAAGGAAGATGCGGACGCCGTGAACGCGATGTTGGTTGCAAACCAACCAGCGCAGGAGAAAAGCCTTCAGGCAGATGCGAAGCCTGGGCATGTGATGCCGTATGCAAAACAACATGTAAAGGAGACAAATATCGAGGTTGGTGCGATGCCTTCGGCTAAAGAGTTGTCTGACCAATATCAATTGCAAAAAACAGTTCGCCAGGCAGATGCAGAATCAATAAATGCAAAGCAACCTGCTGCGAAAAGCCCCGCAACACATTCCGCCTCAGACGACGTTCAAAGCGCCCCGGAACCAGCACAGCGTGGGGTATCACCATCACCTGGATCCGCTGCAGCCGATGTGCTAGCCACACTGCGTACCATTCAAAGCGCCCCGAAACCGGCTGCGCGCGAAGTTCAGCCAACATCACTCTCTCCAGAACCCGAACCCGAATCCGCAGCCGATAATATTCTTAAAACCATTCGCTTCCTGCATTCCCAGAAACAACAAGACGGCGGACCGCTCGACAGTCCAAACATCCTGCTGATCAACGAAAAGCCGAAGGAAGATTAG
- a CDS encoding ABC transporter permease yields MRQFFDLLKKIIRTGIGRVRFLMAGIGLGIAMLLLLIAAQVHTDFNELLYGTRNANESMDFLVINKKITNATSGNEKANAFTAAELADLKQQPFVQTYAPITANQYKVMADMPALGVSSMLFFESMPDEFIDVKVDSWKWTEGSSEVPIILPTNFLDLYNFGFALGQGSPQISEETVKNIASIRINVYNGVNGDIFTGRVAGFSDRITTILVPESFMRWANAKYGTEKEKAPSRIIVKTKDPSNPAFVKYLADHGFSTDKEKQRFSRYRGIVNIITSAVGFFGLVLLLFALLVFSMFIQLVVESCKYEIQLLITLGASPKQLRRYLMKQFVPMYFTIGLCSFLLVAALQWWASTVLAGKMMYISPWPGVMTIASTVIILLLVYLVNAWNVRKYIQQH; encoded by the coding sequence ATGCGCCAGTTTTTTGATTTACTGAAAAAGATCATCCGTACCGGTATAGGGCGGGTAAGGTTCTTGATGGCGGGCATCGGGCTTGGTATTGCTATGTTGCTGCTGCTCATTGCCGCACAGGTGCATACCGACTTTAACGAATTGTTGTACGGCACCCGCAATGCCAATGAAAGTATGGACTTCCTGGTAATCAACAAAAAAATTACCAACGCCACTTCCGGCAACGAAAAGGCCAATGCGTTTACCGCTGCGGAACTTGCCGACCTTAAACAGCAACCTTTCGTACAAACGTACGCGCCCATTACCGCCAATCAATACAAGGTGATGGCCGACATGCCCGCGCTAGGCGTATCGTCGATGTTATTCTTCGAGTCAATGCCCGACGAGTTTATCGATGTTAAAGTGGATTCGTGGAAATGGACGGAAGGCAGCAGTGAGGTGCCGATCATTCTCCCAACTAACTTTCTTGACCTGTATAACTTCGGTTTCGCGTTAGGACAGGGCTCGCCGCAGATTTCGGAAGAAACGGTAAAGAACATTGCGAGCATCCGCATCAATGTGTATAACGGTGTTAACGGCGATATATTTACTGGCAGAGTGGCTGGCTTCTCCGACCGCATCACCACGATACTCGTGCCCGAATCGTTCATGCGCTGGGCGAATGCGAAGTACGGAACGGAAAAAGAAAAAGCGCCTTCGCGCATTATTGTGAAGACGAAAGATCCGTCCAACCCGGCGTTCGTGAAGTATTTAGCCGATCATGGATTTAGTACCGATAAAGAGAAACAGCGTTTCAGCCGCTATCGCGGTATTGTGAACATCATTACATCGGCGGTGGGCTTCTTCGGATTGGTGTTGCTGTTGTTCGCGCTGCTCGTATTCAGCATGTTCATCCAATTAGTAGTGGAGTCATGTAAATATGAGATACAGTTGCTGATCACGCTGGGCGCATCGCCCAAACAGCTACGCCGTTACCTGATGAAGCAGTTTGTGCCGATGTATTTCACTATTGGATTGTGCTCCTTCTTGCTGGTGGCGGCTTTACAATGGTGGGCCTCTACGGTACTCGCGGGTAAAATGATGTACATCTCTCCCTGGCCGGGCGTAATGACCATTGCCAGCACGGTAATCATTTTGCTGCTAGTTTATCTCGTAAACGCGTGGAACGTGCGTAAATACATTCAACAACATTAA
- a CDS encoding ATP-binding cassette domain-containing protein gives MEIVLQQLVPIPLREKIIQQRSDVWNSDITFRQGRFIKIKAPSGTGKTTLIHYLYNIRYDYTGTVLYNGKPWADYSAEELASIRQSKVSVVFQDLRLFDQLTAWENVELKRTMLPKPYHPQEKIKEMAAQLGVTHVLQQSAKTLSYGERQRIAIIRALMQPFEWLMMDEPFSHLDDANATRAAQLIAEECTARKAGFILTDLDDDQRFTYHDHYHL, from the coding sequence ATGGAAATCGTACTTCAACAGCTGGTACCCATCCCGCTCAGGGAAAAAATAATCCAGCAACGTTCAGATGTGTGGAATAGCGATATTACCTTCCGGCAAGGACGGTTTATCAAGATAAAAGCGCCGTCCGGAACGGGTAAAACCACGTTAATTCATTACCTGTACAACATCCGTTACGACTATACGGGCACCGTGTTGTACAATGGCAAGCCGTGGGCAGACTATTCCGCCGAAGAACTGGCGAGCATCCGCCAGAGCAAGGTGAGCGTGGTGTTCCAGGACCTACGCCTGTTCGACCAGCTAACTGCCTGGGAAAACGTGGAACTGAAGCGGACGATGTTACCGAAACCTTATCATCCGCAGGAAAAAATAAAAGAGATGGCAGCACAACTGGGTGTTACCCATGTACTGCAGCAGAGCGCCAAAACGCTATCCTATGGCGAACGTCAGCGCATCGCGATCATCCGCGCGCTCATGCAACCGTTCGAATGGCTGATGATGGACGAGCCTTTTAGTCACCTCGACGATGCCAACGCTACCCGCGCCGCACAATTGATCGCCGAAGAGTGTACGGCCCGCAAAGCCGGCTTCATCCTCACCGACCTGGACGACGACCAGCGATTTACTTACCACGACCATTACCATCTTTAA
- a CDS encoding Dabb family protein translates to MSDNKFVHVVNFYLKAGLSAEDVKAFEQGVSELGKIEVIQTFSVGKPASTDRPVIDRSYSYCLLTVFASQEDHDIYQVHPVHLNFVETCNQYWEKVVIFDSVSI, encoded by the coding sequence ATGTCAGACAACAAATTCGTGCATGTAGTGAACTTTTACCTGAAGGCGGGCCTGTCTGCCGAAGACGTTAAAGCATTTGAACAAGGGGTAAGTGAACTGGGTAAAATAGAAGTGATCCAAACCTTTAGCGTGGGCAAACCTGCTTCTACCGACCGCCCGGTAATTGACCGCAGCTATAGTTATTGCCTGCTCACGGTATTTGCCAGCCAGGAAGACCATGACATTTACCAGGTTCACCCTGTGCATCTGAACTTTGTAGAAACGTGTAACCAGTATTGGGAGAAGGTGGTGATCTTCGATTCCGTAAGCATCTAA